In Primulina huaijiensis isolate GDHJ02 chromosome 16, ASM1229523v2, whole genome shotgun sequence, a single genomic region encodes these proteins:
- the LOC140961401 gene encoding uncharacterized protein, with product MRSFDDAVSLFNKRDYYKCHDVLEDLWNNSQESTRTLVHGILQCAVGFHHLVNQNHKGAMIELGEGLCKLRKMNFDRGPFHQFGKEISAVLEFIYQTQLEKAACTDEFCETMDQSERSYQLLGGYAAEERLYYLELDRNWNAYIVFSPEKYRGTQVYPPKIKIPVLEASEQHIMDLEYT from the exons ATGCGTAGTTTCGATGATGCGGTTTCCCTATTCAATAAGAGGGACTACTACAAATGCCATGATGTTCTTGAAGACTTGTGGAATAATTCCCAAGAGTCCACACGAACTCTTGTTCATGGCATTCTACAATGTGCAGTTGGCTTTCATCACCTCGTTAACCAG AACCACAAAGGGGCAATGATAGAGCTTGGAGAAGGGTTATGCAAGTTACGGAAAATGAACTTTGATAGAGGACCATTTCACCAATTTGGGAAAGAGATTTCGGCAGTCTTGGAGTTCATTTACCAGACTCAGTTAGAGAAGGCTGCAT GCACAGATGAATTTTGCGAAACAATGGATCAATCTGAGAGATCATACCAACTTTTGGGCGGGTATGCAGCCGAAGAGCGTCTCTATTATCTTGAACTCGACAGAAACTGGAATGCTTACATTGTTTTCTCTCCTGAAAAGTATCGTGGAACACAGGTTTATCCGCCCAAGATAAAGATTCCAGTCCTCGAGGCATCTGAACAACATATAATGGATTTGGAGTATACATAG
- the LOC140961399 gene encoding UBP1-associated protein 2A-like, with protein MAKKRKARSSQQTREKKSKIIREEEEEEESSDEEEEEEEESSSEEEESESESESESEEDDDEEEEDDSSSSEGEENDEASKRATVRELLEPFGKDQIIDLLKEAGSKDASLLAKISEMADSDPTHRNLFIHGIGYDATSEQLVQAFKPFGEIEESKLIVDKNTGRAKGYAFVLFKTRAAAKKALKVPQKKIGSRNVSCQLAAVGSTNPAIQASEVGKLKIYVGNVGPTVTPDKLKAFFRRYGEIEDGPMGTDPATNLFKGFAVITYRSSEGYKKALEEPIKVFENCQLHCKKFVENLTNKNNVALQSTPSNAYAPVSDLRYGGLGMNAGILGANLTPAGYLMSQNPGIGLSDNAMLAAGYNAAGLMTSGLSSSFGGMGSNYGMNSMSPSVMGRYGSQTPFNGMGPPPECSNRTFECRDIYNGCSGWERSRKCWNGTRNNFLFPPLGFFLVSCELHWNSM; from the exons ATGGCAAAGAAACGTAAAGCCCGATCCTCGCAACAAACCCGTGAAAAAAAATCCAAGATAATTCgtgaagaagaagaggaggagGAATCCTCCGAcgaagaagaagaggaggaaGAAGAATCCTCgtcagaagaagaagaatcagaatcagaatctGAATCTGAATCTGAAGAAGACGATGATGAGGAAGAGGAAGACGATAGCTCCTCATCTGAAGGCGAAGAAAACGACGAAGCATCGAAAAGAGCAACTGTTCGTGAGCTTCTAGAACCTTTCGGAAAAGACCAAATCATAGACCTGCTTAAAGAGGCGGGCTCTAAGGACGCCTCGCTTCTTGCCAAAATTAGTGAAATGGCGGATTCTGATCCGACCCACCGGAATTTATTCATTCATGGGATCGGATATGACGCCACCTCGGAGCAGCTCGTCCAGGCCTTCAAACCATTTGGCGAAATCGAGGAGAGCAAGTTGATTGTTGATAAGAATACTGGTCGCGCTAAGGGCTACGCATTCGTGTTGTTCAAGACGAGGGCTGCTGCCAAAAAGGCTCTGAAAGTCCCACAGAAGAAGATTGGAAGCAGAAACGTTTCCTGCCAACTTGCAGCTGTTGGCTCGACTAATCCTGCAATTCAGGCATCAGAAGTGGGGAAATTGAAGATTTATGTTGGAAATGTGGGACCTACCGTGACACCTGACAAGCTGAAGGCCTTCTTTCGGAGGTATGGGGAAATTGAGGACGGACCTATGGGGACGGATCCGGCCACCAATCTGTTCAAAGGTTTTGCTGTTATTACTTACAGGTCTTCCGAGGGGTACAAGAAGGCTTTGGAGGAGCCGATTAAAGTTTTTGAGAATTGCCAATTGCATTGCAAGAAGTTTGTGGAAAATCTTACTAATAAAAACAACGTGGCTCTGCAAAGTACCCCAAGTAATGCCTATGCTCCCGTTAGTGATCTTAGGTATGGTGGTTTAGGAATGAATGCAGGGATTTTGGGTGCTAACTTGACCCCAGCTGGGTATTTGATGTCGCAAAATCCTGGGATTGGGTTGTCTGATAATGCAATGCTGGCCGCGGGATATAATGCGGCTGGTTTAATGACATCTGGATTGAGTTCATCTTTTGGTGGGATGGGTTCGAATTATGGAATGAATAGCATGAGTCCAAGTGTGATGGGGCGCTATGGATCACAAACGCCTTTTAATGGAATGGGCCCCCCCCCAGAGTGCTCAAACAGGACATTCGAATGTAGGGACATCTACAACGGCTGCAGCGGATGGGAGAGATCCAGGAAATGCTGGAATGGAACCCGCAATAACTTCTTATTTCCGCCGCTAG GTTTTTTTCTTGTCAGCTGTGAGTTACATTGGAACTCAATGTGA